From the Daphnia magna isolate NIES linkage group LG3, ASM2063170v1.1, whole genome shotgun sequence genome, one window contains:
- the LOC116919133 gene encoding uncharacterized protein LOC116919133 isoform X1: MDYGFRSLQINLLITVGILCLVMSSVLTIGEPAANAEQANTTTVTEAYGTLPCLPDSALNALLVQMLMAIQPYFLSYQYQQQRMQSSNNNELFAPTSEPIRTTVVTSSVVSTLTQTLSKVISIWYRNERIPTTLYSQSTVVMTDLITITSTLNGHVEPTEWKRERREVEDATLLDSSLSEEVGFGYHKTRPLPMAESIGVHALRDHLIQPQVLEAWNNFLHVLEETQNKARERK; the protein is encoded by the exons ATGGATTATGGGTTTCGTTCCTTGCAGATCAACTTATTGATTACTGTTGGAATCCTGTGCCTCGTGATGTCGTCAGTGCTTACTATTGGCGAACCTGCAGCCAACGCAGAGCAAGCGAATACGACGACAG TAACTGAAGCCTACGGTACGTTGCCATGCCTGCCAGATTCGGCGTTGAACGCTTTACTCGTTCAGATGCTTATGGCAATACAACCATACTTCTTATCTTACCAGTACCAGCAACAGAGAATGCAATCCTCCAATAATAATGAATTATTTGCTCCAACGAGCGAACCGATTAGGACGACTGTGGTGACATCGAGTGTTGTGTCGACGTTGACGCAAACGCTGTCGAAAGTCATTTCTATTTGGTACCGAAACGAACGCATACCCACTACCCTTTATTCGCAATCAACTGTCGTTATGACTGACTTGATTACAATCACCTCAACGCTCAATGGTCATGTGGAACCCACCGAATGGAAACGGGAACGTAGGGAAGTGGAAGATGCAACGTTATTGGATTCCTCATTGTCCGAAGAAGTCGGTTTTGGATATCATAAAACCCGACCACTACCTATGGCTGAATCTATTGGCGTCCACGCACTCCGTGATCATCTAATTCAACCACAAGTGCTCGAAGCTTGGAACAACTTTTTGCATGTATTGGAAGAAACTCAGAATAAGGCAAGGGAAAGAAAGTAG
- the LOC116919133 gene encoding uncharacterized protein LOC116919133 isoform X2 has protein sequence MINLLITVGILCLVMSSVLTIGEPAANAEQANTTTVTEAYGTLPCLPDSALNALLVQMLMAIQPYFLSYQYQQQRMQSSNNNELFAPTSEPIRTTVVTSSVVSTLTQTLSKVISIWYRNERIPTTLYSQSTVVMTDLITITSTLNGHVEPTEWKRERREVEDATLLDSSLSEEVGFGYHKTRPLPMAESIGVHALRDHLIQPQVLEAWNNFLHVLEETQNKARERK, from the exons ATG ATCAACTTATTGATTACTGTTGGAATCCTGTGCCTCGTGATGTCGTCAGTGCTTACTATTGGCGAACCTGCAGCCAACGCAGAGCAAGCGAATACGACGACAG TAACTGAAGCCTACGGTACGTTGCCATGCCTGCCAGATTCGGCGTTGAACGCTTTACTCGTTCAGATGCTTATGGCAATACAACCATACTTCTTATCTTACCAGTACCAGCAACAGAGAATGCAATCCTCCAATAATAATGAATTATTTGCTCCAACGAGCGAACCGATTAGGACGACTGTGGTGACATCGAGTGTTGTGTCGACGTTGACGCAAACGCTGTCGAAAGTCATTTCTATTTGGTACCGAAACGAACGCATACCCACTACCCTTTATTCGCAATCAACTGTCGTTATGACTGACTTGATTACAATCACCTCAACGCTCAATGGTCATGTGGAACCCACCGAATGGAAACGGGAACGTAGGGAAGTGGAAGATGCAACGTTATTGGATTCCTCATTGTCCGAAGAAGTCGGTTTTGGATATCATAAAACCCGACCACTACCTATGGCTGAATCTATTGGCGTCCACGCACTCCGTGATCATCTAATTCAACCACAAGTGCTCGAAGCTTGGAACAACTTTTTGCATGTATTGGAAGAAACTCAGAATAAGGCAAGGGAAAGAAAGTAG
- the LOC116919132 gene encoding GTP-binding protein Rhes, giving the protein MADSVIETVECNTNVAPVEDLLQTASHQNCQRLVVLGSARSGKSSLVARFLSNKFSDSYTPTIENFYRKVYRIRGEVYQLDILDTSGNHPFPAMQRLSFITGDLFLLVFSVDSRESFEEVARLRSQIIETKCHIGGRRPVTQQSFRGSKKTSTPSLVPMIIAGNKCDREMRTVTAEESAMLCSGFAGCGFVETSAKKNWNIDELFRQLFQLADLPAEMAPNSHRRLLPAQLLGSSSSVPLPPMLTSSPAAQTKKKGSRRFQGLSIRRRMSDAYGVVALNVRRPSLHTDLMIMKKKTSQRQPNSSSSNSPSTRTRSFRCVIQ; this is encoded by the exons ATGGCAGATTCAGTTATTGAAACGGTTGAATGTAACACGAATGTGGCTCCTGTTGAAGACCTGTTGCAAACGGCCTCTCATCAGAATTGCCAGCGTTTAGTTGTGCTCGGCTCCGCTCGATCCGGCAAGTCCTCCCTCGTCGCTCG GTTTTTGAGTAACAAATTCAGCGATTCTTATACACCAACCATCGAGAATTTCTATCGTAAAGTGTATCGCATCCGCGGCGAAGTTTACCAGCTGGACATTTTGGATACAAGCGGCAACCA tCCCTTCCCAGCCATGCAGCGACTTTCCTTCATAACAG GTGACCTGTTCCTGTTGGTCTTTAGCGTCGACAGTCGCGAGTCGTTTGAAGAAGTTGCCCGGTTACGGTCGCAGATCATCGAAACTAAATGCCATATCGGCGGACGGCGACCAGTTACACAACAATCGTTTCGAGGAAGTAAAAAAACGAGTACGCCCAGTCTCGTCCCCATGATAATCGCTGGTAACAAATGCGACCGAGAGATGAG GACGGTGACGGCGGAAGAGTCGGCAATGCTATGCTCGGGATTTGCCGGTTGTGGCTTTGTCGAGACATCAGCCAAGAAGAATTGGAATATCGACGAACTGTTTCGTCAACTCTTTCAGCTGGCCGATCTTCCGGCCGAAATGGCCCCCAATTCTCATAGAAGACTTTTGCCCGCTCAG CTGTTGGGGTCGTCGAGTTCCGTGCCTCTACCGCCCATGTTAACCTCATCGCCAGCGGCGCAGACTAAAAAGAAGGGATCACGTCGTTTTCAGGGACTATCCATCCGGAGACGAATGAGCGACGCTTACGGCGTAGTGGCTCTCAACGTACGCCGACCCTCACTCC ACACGGATCTCATGattatgaagaagaaaacttcACAAAGGCAACCAAACTCTTCGTCGTCGAATTCGCCATCGACTAGGACCCGATCGTTCCGTTGCGTCATCCAGTAA
- the LOC116919133 gene encoding uncharacterized protein LOC116919133 isoform X3: MSSVLTIGEPAANAEQANTTTVTEAYGTLPCLPDSALNALLVQMLMAIQPYFLSYQYQQQRMQSSNNNELFAPTSEPIRTTVVTSSVVSTLTQTLSKVISIWYRNERIPTTLYSQSTVVMTDLITITSTLNGHVEPTEWKRERREVEDATLLDSSLSEEVGFGYHKTRPLPMAESIGVHALRDHLIQPQVLEAWNNFLHVLEETQNKARERK, encoded by the exons ATGTCGTCAGTGCTTACTATTGGCGAACCTGCAGCCAACGCAGAGCAAGCGAATACGACGACAG TAACTGAAGCCTACGGTACGTTGCCATGCCTGCCAGATTCGGCGTTGAACGCTTTACTCGTTCAGATGCTTATGGCAATACAACCATACTTCTTATCTTACCAGTACCAGCAACAGAGAATGCAATCCTCCAATAATAATGAATTATTTGCTCCAACGAGCGAACCGATTAGGACGACTGTGGTGACATCGAGTGTTGTGTCGACGTTGACGCAAACGCTGTCGAAAGTCATTTCTATTTGGTACCGAAACGAACGCATACCCACTACCCTTTATTCGCAATCAACTGTCGTTATGACTGACTTGATTACAATCACCTCAACGCTCAATGGTCATGTGGAACCCACCGAATGGAAACGGGAACGTAGGGAAGTGGAAGATGCAACGTTATTGGATTCCTCATTGTCCGAAGAAGTCGGTTTTGGATATCATAAAACCCGACCACTACCTATGGCTGAATCTATTGGCGTCCACGCACTCCGTGATCATCTAATTCAACCACAAGTGCTCGAAGCTTGGAACAACTTTTTGCATGTATTGGAAGAAACTCAGAATAAGGCAAGGGAAAGAAAGTAG